One genomic region from Streptomyces sp. NBC_00582 encodes:
- a CDS encoding helix-turn-helix transcriptional regulator, whose product MRAARLIKMVLLLQSRPAMTGAELARELEVSERTVTRDAQALSEAGVPVYAERGRAGGYRLVGGYRTGLTGLARSEAEALFLSGVPGALREMGLEDAASAARLKVSAALLPSLRDAPKAAAQRFHLDAPAWFREPETPEALVVVADAVWDDRCLRARYRRGDGEVVRDLEPYGLVLKAGVWYLCARVCGGGGFRTYRIDRFAGVEDLKDRFSRAEDFDLPAFWGEQAERFARSILRAEVVVRLTRTGVRALPHAVDPVAARDALATAGEADPCGWVTVTLRVESEDVAHTQLTALGAEVEVVAPESLRRRFTEDAGRLAELYGRA is encoded by the coding sequence ATGCGCGCTGCCCGCCTCATCAAGATGGTGCTGCTCCTCCAGTCCCGACCCGCCATGACCGGCGCCGAGCTGGCGCGGGAGCTGGAGGTGTCCGAGCGGACCGTCACCCGGGACGCGCAGGCGCTGTCGGAGGCGGGTGTGCCCGTGTACGCGGAGCGGGGGCGGGCCGGCGGGTACCGGCTGGTCGGCGGGTACCGCACGGGGCTGACCGGACTGGCCCGCAGCGAGGCCGAGGCGCTGTTCCTGAGCGGGGTGCCGGGGGCGCTCAGGGAGATGGGCCTGGAGGACGCCGCCTCGGCGGCCCGGCTGAAGGTGTCCGCCGCGCTGCTGCCCTCGCTGCGGGACGCGCCGAAGGCGGCGGCGCAGCGGTTCCATCTGGACGCGCCCGCGTGGTTCCGGGAGCCGGAGACCCCCGAGGCGCTGGTGGTGGTCGCGGACGCGGTGTGGGACGACCGGTGTCTGCGGGCGCGGTACCGGCGGGGGGACGGGGAGGTGGTGCGCGATCTGGAGCCGTACGGGCTCGTGCTGAAGGCGGGGGTCTGGTACCTGTGCGCGCGGGTCTGCGGGGGCGGGGGCTTCCGGACGTACCGGATCGACCGGTTCGCCGGGGTCGAGGATCTGAAGGATCGTTTCAGCCGGGCCGAGGACTTCGATCTGCCGGCGTTCTGGGGCGAGCAGGCGGAGCGGTTCGCCCGGTCGATCCTGCGCGCGGAGGTCGTCGTACGGCTCACACGGACCGGGGTGCGCGCCCTGCCGCACGCCGTGGATCCGGTGGCCGCCCGCGACGCGCTGGCGACGGCCGGGGAGGCGGATCCGTGCGGGTGGGTGACGGTGACCCTGCGGGTGGAGTCGGAGGACGTGGCGCACACCCAGCTCACCGCGCTCGGCGCCGAGGTGGAGGTGGTCGCCCCCGAGTCCCTGCGACGGCGGTTCACCGAGGACGCGGGACGGCTGGCGGAGTTGTACGGACGAGCGTGA
- a CDS encoding DUF4240 domain-containing protein: protein MDELEFWELVDASRTAAEGDPEEQADLLVERLLRLDPESVLDFARHFESRYNRAYTWDLWGAAWVLLDGASDDAFDFFRCWLIGQGRETFEGAVHDPDALADLLDEFDEEIDGDGEELGYAADEAYEQLTGTVAPDLGIEPAPSEPEGTPVDFENEGALAERYPRLWGRFKE, encoded by the coding sequence ATGGACGAGTTGGAGTTCTGGGAGCTGGTGGACGCCTCCCGTACGGCGGCGGAGGGTGACCCCGAGGAGCAGGCCGACCTGCTCGTGGAGCGGCTGCTCCGGCTGGACCCGGAGTCCGTGCTCGACTTCGCCCGGCACTTCGAGTCCCGCTACAACCGCGCCTACACCTGGGACCTGTGGGGCGCCGCGTGGGTGCTGCTCGACGGGGCGAGCGACGACGCCTTCGACTTCTTCCGGTGCTGGCTGATCGGGCAGGGCCGGGAGACCTTCGAGGGCGCGGTGCACGATCCGGACGCGCTCGCGGATCTCCTGGACGAGTTCGACGAGGAGATCGACGGGGACGGGGAGGAGCTCGGGTACGCGGCCGACGAGGCCTACGAGCAGCTCACCGGGACCGTCGCCCCGGACCTCGGCATCGAGCCCGCCCCGTCCGAACCCGAGGGCACGCCCGTCGACTTCGAGAACGAGGGGGCGCTCGCCGAGCGGTATCCCCGGCTGTGGGGGCGCTTCAAGGAGTGA
- a CDS encoding peptidoglycan recognition protein family protein has protein sequence MCALRPAPRGSRGTRGGRRPVRIPGPLLALLGCLPGFAAVAALVLCGGGADRITLARPAARGKPPAPERSPAAPAHTALRPPIVLRTAWLDARTRRAQPPPRYDDKVVAVFVHHTDSPNGYDCADAPRIIRYLYTGQTGARDWDDIGYNFLVDRCGTIYEGRAGGVDRPVTGAHTQGFNHRTAGIAALGTFTAGTPVPQPMVDAIAALTAWKLGLADVDPRTMVRLTSSNSLSRYAAGTTATLPALAGHNDGYMTSCPGAALTARLPEIRATAARLQHRAPATAPSGTLTGTP, from the coding sequence ATGTGCGCCCTTCGACCGGCCCCGCGCGGGAGCCGGGGAACGCGAGGAGGACGGCGCCCGGTGCGGATACCGGGGCCGCTTCTCGCGCTGCTGGGCTGTCTGCCCGGGTTCGCCGCCGTCGCCGCCCTGGTGCTGTGCGGGGGCGGCGCCGACCGCATCACCCTGGCCCGGCCGGCCGCCCGCGGCAAACCGCCCGCCCCGGAGCGCAGCCCGGCGGCGCCCGCGCACACCGCGCTCCGACCGCCGATCGTGCTCCGCACGGCCTGGCTGGACGCACGCACCCGGCGCGCACAGCCGCCGCCGCGCTACGACGACAAGGTCGTCGCCGTCTTCGTCCACCACACCGACTCGCCCAACGGCTACGACTGCGCCGACGCGCCCCGCATCATCCGCTACCTGTACACGGGCCAGACCGGCGCCCGCGACTGGGACGACATCGGCTACAACTTCCTCGTCGACCGCTGCGGCACCATCTACGAGGGCCGCGCGGGCGGCGTCGACCGCCCCGTCACCGGCGCCCACACACAGGGCTTCAACCACCGCACCGCCGGCATCGCCGCCCTCGGCACCTTCACCGCCGGAACTCCCGTACCGCAGCCGATGGTCGACGCGATCGCCGCGCTGACCGCCTGGAAGCTGGGCCTCGCCGACGTCGACCCGCGCACCATGGTCCGCCTCACCTCCAGCAACAGCCTCAGCCGGTACGCCGCCGGCACCACCGCCACCCTGCCCGCGCTGGCCGGCCACAACGACGGCTACATGACGAGCTGCCCCGGCGCCGCCCTCACCGCCCGCCTCCCCGAGATCCGCGCCACGGCCGCCCGGCTCCAGCACCGCGCACCCGCCACAGCGCCCTCAGGGACGCTCACAGGAACGCCTTAG